The following DNA comes from Hippoglossus hippoglossus isolate fHipHip1 chromosome 12, fHipHip1.pri, whole genome shotgun sequence.
AATGCGGTCAATGGACTCGTCAGAGAACAAGGTAAAGATGACGCAGCTCAGCGGTGAGACTGCTAACGTGTCGCCCGCTGAACGGGAGCTAACACCGGGTCAAACCGGGAGTAACGGCCGCCGCTGGCCAGCTTGTTTTGGATCTGTTAGCAACCTGACGGGAGCTAGCTGCTAACGTTAGCGCGAAGCAGAAACGCGGCTCGGCTGCCCGGTGTTCGGTGACAGTCCGCGGCAGAGGTCAGCCGAGCCTAACCTGCCTCACCCCTTCTTTTAATTttagcaaacaaaacaaaatgcctgtTCTCCGCCGTTTGACAGTAAGTGTGACTGAATGAAAACATcgcgtctgagctgctgctgctgctgcaccgtgtctgtgttgttgtgtcgtTTCTGGGAAAAGGGAAGCACAAGATCTCTGGACCTGGAGTAAGCTGCTATTTAAAGCGGAGGTTCAAACCATAACTCCAGTGAACTGCACCCAGTGGTGTCGGTGGTATTTAGTTACAGTGGTGGAGTTGCCCCCCTGGTGTTTACTCCCCTGCTGTGGGTGGTTTTTGGTGCATCGTACCGTCACAGTCAGTCCATCGCAACGGACCCGGGTTATAACCGGTTATAACCAATCTGTGGAGAGGAAGGCGCGTTTTGGTTTGATTTGCCCAACCCGCCCCGAacatctccctcctctgtgctgctcttcctgTTCCAGCACGACCTGGGCTCTCGTTACACAACCAGTCCGTCATGCAAACTGGAAACACGTGTCTGTGGGCGGCGCTGAGTTGATGCAGGTTTGCTGAACAACAAGGCAGCGCAGCCTCGAGGAGGAGAACCTGGCAGCGTTATCTCCCCGCGATGTTTACCTCCCAGTCTGGGGCGAGAGCCGCGGATTCAACATGTGTTTGCCTTACAGGGAGGACCATGATGCGAACATGATCAGCGCCGATGGAGTCTCCAAATGCGAGGCGACTCTGCGGGAGAGAGGCGGGAGGCGGCCCCCGGCGGAGATGCTCCATCTGCTGACAGCTGTGATCGTGTGGCTGGTGACGGGCACCACCATCTCCAGCCTCAACAAATGGATATTCGCCGTGTACAACTTCAGGTACCCGCTGCTGCTGTCCGCCCTGCACATGCTCACGGCCATAGTGGTGGACTACGGGCTCATCAAGCTGCGGGTGATCCACCAGATAGGTGCCGGAGAGCAGGACCTGACGAACAGCGCCAAGTGCAAGGTGTTCCTGTTGAGTCTGACATTTTGCGCTAGTATCGCCTTCGGGAACATGGGCCTGAACCATGTCCAGCTGTCATTTGCACAGATGATCTACACGACCACTCCGCTCTTCACTCTCGCCATCTCCGCTCTGATACTGGGCAAGCAGCATCACATCCTCAAATACACAGCCATGATGCCCATCTGCCTGGGAGCCTCCTTCAGCATCATGGGGGAGGTCCAGTACGACCAGACCGGCTGCTTCTTTGTGTTTGCTGCAACCATGTTGAGGGGCGTCAAGTCCATTCAGCAGAGTGAGTACCTCTTTACTGTGTCAGTTCCCTGTTTTCTGTCTTGTAGGTCAGCACCAGACTGTAGAAACTAATCCTTCGAGgtagtttaaattatttttaaactggAAAAATTCCTCATGACATCAGAGGATATTTTAGTGTTTTCCCCCGGACACCACAGCGGTCTGTGGTCAAGGAACTTTTTAGTGTTTTGGTGATTCACTCTTGGATCCAGTAACACCCATGCATTAAGGTGGAATGTCACAGTTGCACACTTTCTGGTTGCCTAGgcaacataataaaaatatgtatgtgCGTATGAGGTATAACTGCCAGAGTTTCCGCATATCCAAATGGCATGCTGATCAGTTGAGTCTGAATGCTTCTCTTGTTTGTTGAGGGACTGGAGTCTTTAGAAGGCCTGAACTTCTTGTTACAGCTGCTAACAGCAATCTTCATGGAAGCCAGTATAGATTCAGTGACGTATTTTTCAAGTTTCTTTGTTACTTTGTTACAGACTTATTCCCGGTTTTCAAAATCCCCAAATAAACTGAGTGGCCCAGAGACTTCATCTTGAAATTCATTGACAGTTTATCTGTTGTTTATTATATGTACCCAGGACTCCATGGAGTGCAGTATTGttagtagagtgcatacctctgtcaaggccTCCACAAAcacccttaaattcaatcaagccacaccaaCTTGCACACTCTTTTGTTCTCCATAAATATCcaactttttttcatcaagattcataaGTTATTCACTAGAGAATCTGTGAAAATTCTCGCAACGTTGCagaaagttttttaaaaatctcctGGATCCAGCCATTTGTCTGAATCCACCCCAAAATTGAATTCGTTcattcttggcccatgtcccatccctccaccaagtttcatggaaatccattgtatagtttttgtgtcatcctgctgacaaacaaacagacagggatgAAACCATGACCTCCTTGACAGAGGTTGAAAACATGGTGAGACTGAAGATGTGGCCACAGTTGAAGTGAACCTTTCTGGGAAAGAGACTCTCTTGAATTGATATCACATGGTTTGCCTCCACTTCTCATTTATCAAATGTTCTCCGCTCTCAAGGAAGTATTTGTTTTCGTAGTTGATTTAAAATGTGCGTCTGTGCGGTGGATTAGTCTCTTTAATGTCATGAGTCTTAATAACACTGAAGTTGTCAGAAGAAAGATGAGCTATGAGtttctaaaaatataatgaGGCCCCCTCTTTAATTAGTTACATAATACAGGAGCAGATATCCGTGTTCGCTCAGAGCTACTTACTTCGGACCTCGAGGTACAGAGCTTGTTAccaaaggtttatcattttaaatccCCAAATACTTTACTATAGCTACTAGCAGATGAGTTCAGAAGGTTACCTGCTTTATTTAATACAAAGACTAAATAAGAAAGAACATGGAGGAAAGATTATGACCTTCTTCGGAGCagaatttaaaaacaaggtCCAGCAAAGGAAAGTTGCTAcacattacttttatttttaatcctgGCCAACACTTAAGATCAATCCTGAGGATCCAATCTAGCTCTTCGATGTTGTCTCAAGTTTCAACGAGCTATTTTAATCCTCTCTCGCTTGTTGTTGTTAACAGTTTCCCCTAAGGTTATTTTTCTGACACACTTCAGACGTGTTTAGTTTAAAGGTTAAAGGAGTCAATGCctcagtctgtgtttacagtctgtgaACAGTGTTAGAGCTGCTTCACCTCTttaccttatatatatatatatatatatatatatatatatatatatatattcatataaagGTGTGTCCAGACATGAAGGCATAATACACTTTTTAAACAGGAGTTTTGCATATTCCATTTCCTGCTATCTGTCCACTTCGGAGTTCACTCTCACCTTTTGAAgtctgctgctgttattttgACTAGAAAAACACAGTAACTTTCTGTTATATCACTTAAAACCagaagagtgtgtttgtgtttggttaaGTCTCAAAAATGTTCCATTCCAGTCATGTTTATAACTTCTGTGTATATGTCTTTGTTAAATCAGGCATCctacttcaggaggagaaaatCAACTCTGTGTTCCTGCTCTACCTGATGTCCATTCCTAGCTTCTGCATCTTGACTGTGGCAGCTCTGGCCTTAGAGAACTGGACTCTGATGGAGTCGCCGATGCATTACGACCGCCACCTGTGGGTCTTCATCCTGCTCAGCTGCCTGGGCTCAGTCATGTACAACCTGGCCAGCTGCTGCGTCATCACGCTCACCTCGGCCGTCACCCTGCACATCCTGGGCAACCTGAGCGTGGTGGGGAACCTGCTGTTGTCCCAGCTGATCTTCGGCAGCGAACTGTCCGCCCTCAGCTGGGCAGGAGTGGTGTTGACGCTGTCCGGCATGCTCATCTATCAGAACTCTGAGTTTATCGTCAGCTGTTTTGATGCACATAGGGCCAGGGCAAAAGTGTCCGGACAGGTGGACGGTCACAGTGAATGTGGAGAGAAATCTTGTGCGTCTGAACCAACGTATCATCAGCAGAGAACAGACggcaaagaagaagacaagatAGACTGAGGTGAAAGGATGAAGGAGAGAGTAATATGCCGAAgggaaaaaaagctaaaaaccCTGGCTGGAGGGAGTGTGACCTTATAAGGCCATTAACACTGATAATGTTACAGatcttttatttcaattttattattttttacttccACACTGTTCcaatttttttctcctctggtcACACAGAACTCCAGGCCTCAGAGAAGAGAAGTTTGCCTTTTATTTCTCGCGGTGATGGTTAA
Coding sequences within:
- the slc35e4 gene encoding solute carrier family 35 member E4 isoform X1 — translated: MCLPYREDHDANMISADGVSKCEATLRERGGRRPPAEMLHLLTAVIVWLVTGTTISSLNKWIFAVYNFRYPLLLSALHMLTAIVVDYGLIKLRVIHQIGAGEQDLTNSAKCKVFLLSLTFCASIAFGNMGLNHVQLSFAQMIYTTTPLFTLAISALILGKQHHILKYTAMMPICLGASFSIMGEVQYDQTGCFFVFAATMLRGVKSIQQSILLQEEKINSVFLLYLMSIPSFCILTVAALALENWTLMESPMHYDRHLWVFILLSCLGSVMYNLASCCVITLTSAVTLHILGNLSVVGNLLLSQLIFGSELSALSWAGVVLTLSGMLIYQNSEFIVSCFDAHRARAKVSGQVDGHSECGEKSCASEPTYHQQRTDGKEEDKID
- the slc35e4 gene encoding solute carrier family 35 member E4 isoform X2; amino-acid sequence: MLFYREDHDANMISADGVSKCEATLRERGGRRPPAEMLHLLTAVIVWLVTGTTISSLNKWIFAVYNFRYPLLLSALHMLTAIVVDYGLIKLRVIHQIGAGEQDLTNSAKCKVFLLSLTFCASIAFGNMGLNHVQLSFAQMIYTTTPLFTLAISALILGKQHHILKYTAMMPICLGASFSIMGEVQYDQTGCFFVFAATMLRGVKSIQQSILLQEEKINSVFLLYLMSIPSFCILTVAALALENWTLMESPMHYDRHLWVFILLSCLGSVMYNLASCCVITLTSAVTLHILGNLSVVGNLLLSQLIFGSELSALSWAGVVLTLSGMLIYQNSEFIVSCFDAHRARAKVSGQVDGHSECGEKSCASEPTYHQQRTDGKEEDKID
- the slc35e4 gene encoding solute carrier family 35 member E4 isoform X3 — protein: MISADGVSKCEATLRERGGRRPPAEMLHLLTAVIVWLVTGTTISSLNKWIFAVYNFRYPLLLSALHMLTAIVVDYGLIKLRVIHQIGAGEQDLTNSAKCKVFLLSLTFCASIAFGNMGLNHVQLSFAQMIYTTTPLFTLAISALILGKQHHILKYTAMMPICLGASFSIMGEVQYDQTGCFFVFAATMLRGVKSIQQSILLQEEKINSVFLLYLMSIPSFCILTVAALALENWTLMESPMHYDRHLWVFILLSCLGSVMYNLASCCVITLTSAVTLHILGNLSVVGNLLLSQLIFGSELSALSWAGVVLTLSGMLIYQNSEFIVSCFDAHRARAKVSGQVDGHSECGEKSCASEPTYHQQRTDGKEEDKID